The Solanum dulcamara chromosome 6, daSolDulc1.2, whole genome shotgun sequence genome contains the following window.
ATACCTCTCACAAACATCAAAGGAACAGGTCCTGAGGGACGTATTGTGAAAGCTGATATTGATGATTATCTTGGTAACCTTCTTTCTAGTCTGCTTGTGTACTTATATGCTAGTTGATGTTACTGTTGGTTTTATGTCACTGAActtatttccttttttctcttATGGAAGGAAAGATTTCCCTAAAAAGTTGTTATATGGTCGTAGAAGAATCAATAATCTCTTTTTCCCCTTGATAATGTAGCGTCACGTGGAAAGGAAGCCCCTGCAGCAGCTCCCAAGGCTGACACATCTCTGGATTACACGGATATTCCTGTTGCACAGATCAGAAAGGTACTATTTACACCTCTAGGAGATGCATCATCATGTTCCCAGAATTAGTCAATTTTAGATGCTTGTCTGTGTTATCTCTAATCCATATCTTGTATTAAGTGTTGGGTATAATTTTTGTTTACCCACTTCTTTTACAAGCACAAGGTTTTGTCCTAGTTATACCAGTTTTGGTGTAATCTGTGCAGGTGACAGCTTCTAGGTTGCTGTTGTCAAAGCAAACCATTCCCCATTACTATTTGACTGTTGATACATGTGTCGACAAACTTATAGAGTGAGTATTACTTTCATTGTCCAATAGCCAAGTTTTATTCTTCTGTTATTTATCTTGCCCGCTGCTTGCTCCGCAGACTGAGGAGCCAGCTCAATTCATTGCAAGAGGCTTCAGGAGGAAAGAAGTTATCTGTTAATGATCTTGTAATAAAGGTAAGAAATACTCCATTAAGATCCACTGTGCCACCTgacaaggaaaaaggaaaagaaagccATAGTCTTGTTATCTTGTCTCAATGAGACAATTCCAGCGTTCTTTCTGTATTTCATGGAGGGTCcagaaaagagagaaaaggtCTTGTCAAAAAACCAagacagagagagagagtgacTATGCATGGACCTTTGTGCCAACATTTGAATCCGGAATCTCGTATATTTCTCTCATAAGAAGTCTGAATAACTCCTAACTTGCTTTTGCCTTTCTTAATCGCTGGACCTTGTCAAAAAACAGTTGCTCCTCTGTCCCACTTTATATATGACATTTAGAACTATTTTGAAGTCTTAACAAATTTTTCtggataataaatatatttagctGTAAAAAGTTGTTCATTTGATTGACAAAGCGTTTCAACTTTCAGTTGTACTTTTAGTACAAGTTtctaaatatgtaaattttatacTTGTGTTGAAGAAATCAAATGTCTGAATGTGTACTGATACTTGGGTCTTTTGACTTCTATTCCAacgtcattttttatttttttggaatggAAGTAGTACATTATACAGGATGTATAAGAGATATTGTCATCTGTTTATAGTGACCTGTCTCAGAGAGAGATGACCTGGGTAATTTCATTGCAGGCTGCTGCTTTGGCTCTTCGGAAAGTTCCTCAGTGCAACAGTTCATGGACCAATGACTACATTCGTCAGTAAGTGGAATATATGAAGTGAGAAGACTTCTAGTTTGCAATGTAAATTAATAGTGCATTCTTTCTTGCAAACACAGGTATCACAACGTAAATATCAATGTAGCAGTGCAGACTGACAATGGTCTTTATGTTCCTGTCGTCCGGGTTTGTTCTCATCCCAATCTAGTGCTTATAATTGGATGTTTCTTGATTCTTACTACCAGTTATATTTCATCTTGGAAAATCTGTGCTGTTGGCAGGATGCTGATAAGAAAGGTTTATCCGCTATTTCTGAGGAAGTGAAGAACTTGGCCCAGAAAGCAAAAGAGAACAGCTTAAAACCACAGGATTATGAGGTGGGCATTTTAgttaaatatcttttttttttttcgttGGACAGAaattcaattcatttttttcttatttcacAGGGTGGGACATTCACCGTCAGCAATTTGGGAGGGCCTTTTGGCATTAAACAGTTCTGTGCCATCATTAACCCTCCACAATCAGCCATCCTAGCAGTTGGATCTGGTAAGTTTGCATCTCATTGAATTGTTTTGTTTCAGCGATGATATCTTGTGCTCATCATTGCTGCTTCTTGAACAGCTGAGAGAAGGGTGCTTCCAGGATCCGGCCAAGACCAGTATAAGTTTGCCAGTATGATGTCTGTAACATTGAGCTGCGATCACCGGGTGATTGATGGTGAGTGACTTGACTGGCTTATTTATATAGTGGGTTCTTCATACCTcctttttagaaaaaacaatTCAGGGTTAACCTTTAATAATCTCCTTTTGTCTAGGCGCTATTGGTGCAGAATGGCTCAAAGCATTCAAAGGCTACATAGAGAATCCAGAGTCTATGTTACTGTAGATTGATACTTCCCTTTTTTTTGGTCGATCCTTTGAATTCTTCACGTTTTCCTCAACAAATGGGATGTACTTGGATGTATGATAAATGCGATTTTACGTGCCATGGCCTGATCTTATTGCTTGATATAAGCATCTTATTAGTGAAAGTGGCTGAACAACTTCGGAATAAATGAGGCTGCAAGGCTAATGTACCATTGGTTTAGGCTTTTCGTTCGTGCAGAGTGTTAACTCCAGAGTTTTGCTCGATATCATTGAGTTGATTATCTGTCTGAAGTAGATGGAATACTTGCTGtaaattcatttttaaaaaaaataagattcaCTGATCTCTTTAAGTTTTGAGATGCATCAACATGAGTCTGTTGCTTGAATCCATGATTATCTTATGCCAGATATGTCTGTTTGTATCATATCGTTCTTCTGTTTGTTTGAATCCATGATAAAGTTGCACGGTGATCGCATTGAACCTTTTGCAGTTTTGGCTGGAAAATTCCTCTCGTGTGTAATTTTTGTGAGAATTCCAAAAATTATgcaaaacacatgaaaaatgtgAGGTACGTGTGTTCTACAAATTATAGTTGTTTGATGGACTTGATTAAGAAAATTAAAGTTGCGGCTTGCTattagttataacttttgataAGTGCTTGATCCTAATACGCATAACATAATTTGTGCCTTAAGCTTATTTTATTCACCCTCCATCATTGCCACACTAATGAAAAGACATACAACAATAAGCGAATTTAGTGCATCAAAACCTGTTTTTTTCAGACTTTCCATAAAAATGTTGCAGCATTCGTGTCAGATCCTCTAAAAGTGGTGAAGTGGATCTGACTCGCACCTATCGATATTTTTAGAGAGTCTGAACAACGTAGATCAAAACCATCTATCTGCTAAGGTGATCAATGAAAGAACTGAGCTCTAGTTGAGAAACACCTCCTTCATCTCTTGATTGCCAAACTTGTCTACCCAACTTTTCAGCCCTGCTTCTTAACTCCTCCCCTTCTTTAGACACCATCAATCTGTTCACAGCTTTCTCAATAGTTGATGAGTTAACAAGTTCCATTTGGTGTGCTTGTTCTGTCACTTGAATGCCAATTTCTAAAATATCAGTTATGAGTGTAGCATTCCATGGTTGTTCAGAGTGCACTGGCCAAGCTAATATAGGAACTCCCATTGTCATACTTTCCATGCATGAATTCCATCCACAATGACTCATAAATCCACCAATTGAAGTGTGTCCCAAAATTGCCAACTGTGGTGCCCAATCTGTTACCACAATACCAACTCCGTCACTTCTTTCTTGATACCCTTCTTGTAATCTCGCTTTCCTTGTTTCGCCTTCAAAAACAGTACCTTTATCTGCATCTCTCAGTACCCACAAGAACTTTTGCTTGCTGTTTTCTAGCCCCATAGCCAATTCATGAATTTGTTTATCGGTCATTGTAGTCGATGATCCAAAAGAGATATAAAGAACAGATTTTGGAGCTTGTTTGTCTAGCCACTCCAAACTTTTGTGCCTGCTTCTTGAATCTTTTTGTAGTATAGGTCCAATGGACCATTGCTTCTTGTTTGCATTCATCTCCAACTTGTTTAGCAAATCCACATAAGTTCCTTCAATCAATCTGCATGAGTTGAATATATCACCTGTTCTGTAGTGCATAAACTCATACTGATAAGCCATAAAGTTCatgatttcaaaagaaaaacaCCCTTCCATTGATGGTATTTTTTTTGGCATTCCCTCAACtggaaaaggtcttccaatagTATCCCAAAAGCTAAAGAACTGAGTGAAAGCTGATATGCAATGAAATGCATAGGACTCTGCATTTGGAATGGTAGAAAAATCTTGAACCACAGAAGACATAAGAGGATCATGTATAACCACGATTCTCTTCACTTTGTTGGAGAATTCATTGAGGAGATTCGTAAACGGTTCGTGTAGCTGTTTAGAGGCTTCAAAAGATGGTTGGAGATGTGTTGGGAATTTCATGATGGAATTTGGAATTATTGGAGGAGGTGAATCAAAATGTGGAGTTGGGAATTCATGAAAGTTGGTTTTCTGCATATCTTGA
Protein-coding sequences here:
- the LOC129893013 gene encoding zeatin O-glucosyltransferase-like encodes the protein MADDQHKDSHNKSSLESVVVFVVPFPAQGHLNQLLQFSCLISSYGIPVHFVGFRTHIQQAKSRNLQDMQKTNFHEFPTPHFDSPPPIIPNSIMKFPTHLQPSFEASKQLHEPFTNLLNEFSNKVKRIVVIHDPLMSSVVQDFSTIPNAESYAFHCISAFTQFFSFWDTIGRPFPVEGMPKKIPSMEGCFSFEIMNFMAYQYEFMHYRTGDIFNSCRLIEGTYVDLLNKLEMNANKKQWSIGPILQKDSRSRHKSLEWLDKQAPKSVLYISFGSSTTMTDKQIHELAMGLENSKQKFLWVLRDADKGTVFEGETRKARLQEGYQERSDGVGIVVTDWAPQLAILGHTSIGGFMSHCGWNSCMESMTMGVPILAWPVHSEQPWNATLITDILEIGIQVTEQAHQMELVNSSTIEKAVNRLMVSKEGEELRSRAEKLGRQVWQSRDEGGVSQLELSSFIDHLSR